One region of Neisseria mucosa genomic DNA includes:
- a CDS encoding GTP-binding protein, producing the protein MKENKIIFTGPVGVGKTTAISALSDEPPVQTDASASDMTLVRKGYTTVAMDYGVIHLDEEVKVHLYGTPGQERFNFMWEILSQGSMGLVLLLDNTRTNPLKDLQFFLEAFRELLKKAPLVVGVTKMDIRSLPSVDVYQKYLAQNNFNVPVFEIDARREDDVKQLVSAMLFSIDPGLEV; encoded by the coding sequence ATGAAGGAAAATAAGATTATCTTTACCGGTCCGGTCGGAGTGGGTAAAACAACAGCTATTTCAGCTTTGTCGGATGAACCTCCTGTGCAAACGGACGCATCAGCTTCCGATATGACATTGGTGCGAAAAGGTTATACTACTGTAGCAATGGATTATGGAGTTATTCATTTGGATGAAGAGGTGAAGGTCCACCTTTATGGTACACCGGGGCAGGAACGCTTTAATTTTATGTGGGAGATTTTAAGTCAAGGTAGTATGGGTTTGGTTCTACTTTTGGATAATACCCGTACTAACCCACTAAAAGACCTGCAATTTTTCTTAGAGGCTTTCCGTGAATTATTGAAAAAAGCCCCGCTGGTTGTCGGTGTCACCAAGATGGATATTCGATCACTGCCAAGCGTTGACGTTTATCAGAAATACTTGGCTCAAAACAATTTTAATGTGCCGGTATTTGAGATTGATGCTCGAAGAGAAGATGATGTAAAACAATTGGTAAGTGCAATGTTGTTCTCAATCGACCCGGGTTTAGAGGTATAA
- a CDS encoding peptidase M23, whose protein sequence is MESTLSLQSNLYPKVTPAGAYYAVTSDTPSASRTLLYSLLKASPTEVISSEKILAWADTSDINTALNLLYRLQRLEFLYGDENASNEDMHLTDEQLPSVLEQLSSSGKALLADENGLYFANANFHHEAAEELGLLASEVTKMDSSHRLLIRNNLHINNNAWGICDPSGQSELTFFPLYIGNTKLILVIGGMPDLNKEAFVTLVKVLYHRYGSR, encoded by the coding sequence ATGGAATCGACTCTTTCTTTACAATCAAATTTATATCCTAAAGTTACACCGGCAGGGGCATATTATGCGGTGACGAGTGATACTCCCAGTGCCAGCCGCACTTTGTTATATAGTTTGTTGAAAGCAAGCCCGACAGAGGTTATCAGCAGTGAGAAAATTTTGGCATGGGCAGATACCAGTGATATCAATACCGCTTTGAATTTGCTGTACCGCCTACAACGCCTTGAGTTTTTGTATGGTGATGAAAATGCCAGTAATGAGGATATGCATCTTACTGACGAGCAATTGCCTTCTGTATTGGAGCAACTTTCAAGCTCAGGTAAGGCATTATTGGCAGACGAGAACGGATTGTATTTTGCAAATGCGAATTTCCATCACGAGGCTGCCGAAGAGTTGGGGCTTTTGGCCAGTGAAGTGACAAAGATGGACAGCAGCCATCGCCTATTAATCCGTAATAATCTGCATATTAATAATAATGCATGGGGTATTTGCGATCCTTCAGGACAAAGTGAGTTGACTTTCTTCCCCTTATATATCGGTAATACCAAGTTGATTTTGGTTATCGGCGGTATGCCTGATTTGAACAAGGAGGCATTTGTAACCTTGGTCAAAGTTTTATACCACCGCTATGGAAGCCGTTAA
- the prmC gene encoding peptide chain release factor N(5)-glutamine methyltransferase: MDDEMEMNEKRVMTLDDWIRQSPLPRIEARMLLQKAGGYSRVQLITQGAEAIPADVFVRLESLVERRLNGEPMAYIMGGREFYGRWFEVCPDVLIPRPETEHLVEAVIEHLPKNGRVWDLGTGSGAVAVTVALERKDAEVRASDISRQALVVARRNAENLGAAVEFASGSWFDTDKTSSEDKYRFDIIVSNPPYIEADDSHLNQGDLRFEPQTALTDFADGLTCIRELAQRAPEFLKEGGWLLLEHGYNQGGAVRQILSENGFTEIETRQDLAGLDRLTLGIRRHIE; encoded by the coding sequence ATGGATGATGAGATGGAAATGAATGAAAAAAGAGTGATGACATTAGATGACTGGATACGGCAGTCTCCACTACCGCGCATAGAGGCACGTATGCTTTTGCAAAAGGCAGGAGGTTACAGCCGTGTTCAATTAATAACGCAGGGAGCAGAAGCGATTCCGGCAGATGTTTTCGTACGGCTAGAGAGTTTGGTGGAGCGTCGTCTGAATGGTGAACCAATGGCTTATATCATGGGTGGTCGAGAGTTTTATGGCCGTTGGTTTGAAGTCTGCCCTGATGTTTTGATTCCCCGTCCGGAAACCGAGCATTTGGTTGAAGCGGTTATCGAACATCTTCCGAAAAACGGACGGGTTTGGGATTTGGGTACCGGTAGCGGAGCGGTTGCCGTTACGGTGGCATTGGAACGGAAGGACGCAGAAGTACGCGCGTCTGATATTAGCAGGCAGGCTTTGGTTGTTGCCCGTCGAAACGCAGAAAATTTAGGTGCAGCAGTTGAGTTTGCATCAGGATCATGGTTCGATACAGATAAAACGTCGTCTGAAGACAAATATCGTTTCGATATTATTGTTTCCAACCCTCCTTATATTGAGGCAGATGACAGCCATTTGAATCAAGGAGATTTGCGCTTTGAGCCTCAAACGGCATTGACCGATTTTGCCGACGGCTTGACCTGTATTCGGGAGCTGGCACAGCGTGCGCCTGAATTTTTGAAAGAGGGCGGGTGGTTGCTGTTGGAACATGGATATAACCAAGGTGGGGCAGTACGGCAGATTTTGTCGGAAAATGGTTTTACGGAGATTGAAACCCGACAAGATTTGGCAGGTTTAGACAGGCTGACTTTGGGCATCAGGCGACATATTGAATAA